One Mesomycoplasma molare genomic window carries:
- a CDS encoding Mbov_0121 family peptidase domain-containing ABC transporter, whose amino-acid sequence MMKIKKQEDIKDCGIVVLQSVFHFFNKYWLSISELKRDAFYNEDGIVIKNLQSLALKWGIELEAFYGDIIALKEINVENPIITIIKENDLNHYVIIKKIDKKYIYILDPISGLRKLEIEYFKKIFSKILITTKKVFDINLKKIENKSPFLHFIWKPEIIWLIILILITSILGFATSFFLKNVINKAILFKNIDVLIKITIVFTWIILFKFFQNIIKELYIKQLQNKIELKVLQNFIFALKEGQNSQLLKLEVSDYIKRFNLISNFSSFIAKVIFVFFSELLTFILSSVILFVLNWKIFLICLLFSSITFSMSFWYRKHLSQKYENLLKIANDLNSNFYNISKNLENLKNKDAFKLLNKLTLESYNNLKQEDIKLWTKNFIFKNFHSFASELLPIFIIFFSAFLVIKDKFELGDMILFISFFSSFINPINSLLDLVIYYPIFSNEYDLLKFILFIPKEKNGDKNINKIETILIENLDHKPNNIKSILKIDQLKINKDLIIKGTNGSGKSTLLKVINQTIETDPNIKINNLSIDFINKEVLREKIIYLSPDKNMFKSDVFTFITFANPEKVDTFLENIIKFNLENLLEKWNIDLKTIIKDNWSNFSDGQRQIIFLLRLLCKKYDVILLDEAFENISQENFDIIKKMILNFQNQAIFIEVSHSGKYIKESEILELDKK is encoded by the coding sequence ATGATGAAAATTAAAAAACAAGAAGATATAAAAGATTGTGGGATTGTTGTATTACAATCAGTTTTTCATTTTTTCAATAAGTACTGACTTAGCATTTCGGAATTAAAAAGAGATGCCTTTTATAATGAAGATGGAATAGTTATTAAAAATTTACAGTCATTAGCTTTAAAGTGAGGAATAGAATTAGAGGCGTTTTATGGCGATATAATAGCTTTAAAAGAAATAAATGTTGAAAATCCGATTATTACTATAATAAAGGAAAACGACTTAAATCATTATGTTATTATAAAGAAAATAGATAAAAAATATATTTATATTTTAGATCCAATTTCCGGCTTGAGAAAACTAGAAATTGAATATTTCAAAAAAATATTTTCGAAAATTTTAATTACTACAAAAAAAGTATTTGACATAAACTTAAAAAAAATAGAAAATAAATCTCCATTTTTACATTTCATTTGAAAACCTGAAATAATTTGATTAATTATATTGATCTTAATTACCTCGATTTTAGGGTTTGCAACTTCTTTTTTTCTTAAAAATGTAATAAATAAAGCTATTTTATTTAAAAATATTGATGTTTTAATAAAAATAACGATAGTTTTTACGTGAATAATTTTATTCAAATTTTTTCAAAACATTATAAAAGAACTATATATCAAACAATTGCAAAATAAAATAGAACTAAAAGTATTACAAAATTTTATATTTGCATTAAAAGAAGGTCAAAATTCACAATTACTAAAATTGGAAGTTAGTGATTATATAAAAAGATTTAATCTTATTTCTAACTTCTCAAGTTTTATTGCAAAAGTAATTTTTGTATTTTTTTCAGAACTTTTAACTTTTATTCTTTCCTCAGTTATTTTGTTTGTTTTAAATTGGAAAATATTTTTAATTTGTTTGTTATTTTCTTCAATAACATTTTCCATGTCTTTTTGATACAGAAAACATTTATCTCAAAAGTACGAAAATTTATTAAAAATAGCGAATGACTTGAATTCTAATTTTTATAATATTTCTAAAAATTTAGAAAATTTAAAAAATAAAGATGCTTTTAAACTTTTAAATAAATTAACACTAGAAAGCTATAACAATCTTAAGCAAGAAGATATTAAATTATGAACTAAAAATTTTATTTTTAAAAATTTCCATTCCTTTGCAAGTGAATTACTTCCTATCTTTATAATTTTCTTTTCTGCCTTTCTAGTTATTAAAGATAAATTTGAACTAGGAGATATGATTTTATTTATAAGTTTTTTCTCTAGTTTTATTAATCCAATTAATTCATTGCTAGATTTAGTAATTTATTATCCTATTTTTTCAAATGAATATGATTTATTAAAATTTATTTTATTTATTCCTAAAGAGAAAAATGGAGATAAAAATATAAATAAAATAGAAACAATATTAATTGAAAATTTAGATCATAAACCCAACAATATAAAATCCATTTTAAAAATTGATCAACTAAAAATTAATAAAGATTTAATAATAAAAGGAACTAATGGTTCTGGCAAAAGTACTTTGTTAAAAGTGATAAACCAAACTATTGAAACTGATCCGAATATTAAAATAAATAATTTATCTATAGATTTTATTAACAAAGAAGTGTTAAGAGAAAAAATTATATATTTATCACCAGATAAAAATATGTTTAAGAGCGATGTTTTTACTTTTATAACTTTTGCTAATCCTGAAAAAGTGGATACTTTTTTAGAAAATATAATAAAGTTTAATTTAGAAAACTTATTAGAAAAATGAAATATAGATTTAAAAACTATAATAAAAGATAATTGAAGTAATTTTTCAGATGGACAAAGGCAAATAATATTTTTACTAAGACTATTATGTAAAAAATATGATGTCATTCTATTAGATGAAGCATTTGAAAATATATCGCAAGAAAATTTTGATATTATCAAAAAAATGATACTCAATTTTCAAAATCAAGCAATTTTCATCGAAGTTTCTCATTCTGGAAAATATATAAAAGAAAGTGAGATTTTAGAACTTGATAAAAAATAG